The proteins below are encoded in one region of Candidatus Binatia bacterium:
- a CDS encoding PIN domain-containing protein, which translates to MLNLDTHILLHALVGELTPKEAKLLKGDSWSISAIVLWEVAKLAQLGRVEVDLDDVELSRVLSRVHTWPITLDICRAVRELDFRSDPADELIAATSLVHRVPLVTRDRAIRKSRRVPLAR; encoded by the coding sequence ATGCTCAATCTTGACACGCACATCCTGCTGCACGCCCTCGTAGGCGAGTTGACGCCGAAGGAAGCGAAGCTCCTCAAGGGCGACTCCTGGAGCATTTCTGCCATCGTGCTGTGGGAAGTCGCCAAGCTTGCGCAGCTCGGTCGCGTCGAGGTCGACCTGGACGATGTCGAGCTGAGCCGCGTACTGTCGCGCGTTCACACCTGGCCCATCACGCTCGACATCTGCCGCGCCGTGCGCGAACTCGATTTCCGCAGCGATCCGGCGGATGAGCTGATCGCTGCCACCAGCCTTGTGCACCGCGTCCCGCTGGTGACGCGAGACCGGGCGATTCGGAAATCGCGGCGGGTTCCGCTGGCACGGTAG
- a CDS encoding type II toxin-antitoxin system prevent-host-death family antitoxin, producing the protein MKQIGAAKFKQECLAILDRLTPEGIVITKHGRAIARLVPADTDSAALIGSLRGKLAIKGDILSTGTRWDAQS; encoded by the coding sequence ATGAAGCAAATCGGCGCCGCGAAGTTCAAACAAGAGTGTCTGGCGATTCTCGACCGGCTGACGCCGGAGGGGATCGTGATCACCAAGCACGGACGGGCCATCGCCAGGCTGGTTCCGGCGGACACCGACTCGGCGGCGCTGATCGGCAGTCTCCGGGGGAAGCTCGCGATCAAGGGAGACATCCTCTCGACCGGGACTCGCTGGGATGCTCAATCTTGA
- a CDS encoding O-acetyl-ADP-ribose deacetylase yields MTAPTYRLAVGAAYIDLVCGDITRQDTDAIVNAANRSLLGGGGVDGAIHRAGGPAILAECRRLGGCETGDAKITTGGQLAARHVIHAVGPVYRNGRQREAELLASAYRRSLEVAAAHGLGSVAFPSIGTGAYRFPIDAAAAIAVCTVVDTLPSCPSISLTRFVLFTQSDLAIYAVALAGCGAPTASE; encoded by the coding sequence GTGACGGCTCCGACGTACAGGCTGGCGGTTGGCGCTGCATACATCGATCTGGTGTGCGGCGACATCACGCGCCAGGACACCGACGCGATCGTCAATGCGGCGAACCGGTCGTTGCTCGGCGGGGGCGGCGTCGACGGTGCCATCCATCGCGCTGGCGGGCCGGCCATCCTGGCGGAGTGCCGGCGTCTGGGCGGGTGCGAGACCGGCGACGCGAAGATCACCACCGGGGGGCAGCTTGCGGCGCGGCACGTGATCCACGCCGTCGGCCCCGTGTACCGCAACGGTCGTCAGCGGGAGGCGGAGTTGTTGGCGAGCGCCTACCGCCGCAGCCTGGAAGTCGCCGCGGCGCACGGCCTGGGCAGTGTGGCGTTTCCGTCCATCGGCACGGGAGCCTACCGATTCCCGATCGACGCCGCGGCGGCGATCGCCGTGTGCACCGTGGTCGACACGCTGCCCTCGTGCCCGTCGATCTCTCTGACCCGCTTCGTGCTGTTTACGCAGAGCGACCTTGCGATCTATGCGGTTGCGCTGGCCGGCTGCGGTGCCCCGACCGCAAGCGAGTAG
- a CDS encoding acyl-CoA dehydrogenase family protein — MYTPGEDVYGTSEHNAFRETVRKFVQTELVPRAREFDDMGRIDKSLYRKMGELGFLGIRYDPNYGGLGLDYSYQAIFLEELALGDNAGVCMGISVQTDMATPALARFGSEELKRKYLIPAIRGEHVAAIAVTEPGAGSDVARIKTRAVRDGDHWVINGSKMYITNAATADWLCLLAVTDPEAGYGGYSQIIVPTDTPGFSFQLLDKIGNRGSDTGLLFFDDVRVPVSNTIGDAQRGFQQQMMQFQDERMVPVVTAHVAARQLWNLTLKYCQDRVAFGKPLSKMQVNQHKFVDMLIQITAAQELAYRCIRQMVRGEDATLDISMAKIFCTNVQFDVANTCVQLWGGAGYIRDNAVARAFVDARLAMIGGGADEVMKQVVAKMLQI; from the coding sequence ATGTACACACCCGGCGAAGACGTTTACGGCACCTCGGAACACAATGCCTTTCGCGAGACGGTGCGCAAGTTCGTGCAGACGGAGCTTGTTCCCCGGGCGCGGGAGTTCGACGACATGGGTCGCATCGACAAGTCGCTCTATCGCAAGATGGGCGAACTCGGCTTCCTGGGCATCCGCTACGATCCGAATTACGGCGGCCTCGGGCTCGACTACTCGTACCAGGCGATTTTCCTGGAGGAGCTCGCACTGGGCGACAACGCCGGTGTGTGCATGGGCATCAGCGTGCAGACCGACATGGCGACGCCGGCCCTGGCGCGCTTCGGCAGCGAGGAGCTGAAGCGCAAGTACCTGATACCGGCCATCCGCGGCGAGCACGTTGCCGCCATCGCGGTCACCGAGCCGGGCGCGGGCTCGGACGTCGCCCGCATCAAGACGCGGGCGGTCCGCGACGGCGACCACTGGGTCATCAACGGCTCGAAGATGTACATTACCAATGCGGCAACGGCCGACTGGCTGTGCCTGCTGGCGGTGACGGATCCGGAAGCCGGCTACGGCGGCTACTCGCAGATCATCGTCCCGACCGACACGCCGGGTTTCTCTTTTCAACTGCTCGACAAGATCGGCAATCGCGGTTCGGATACCGGCCTGCTGTTCTTCGACGACGTGCGCGTGCCGGTTTCCAACACCATCGGCGACGCACAGCGGGGCTTTCAGCAGCAAATGATGCAGTTCCAGGACGAGCGTATGGTACCGGTGGTGACGGCGCACGTCGCGGCCCGGCAGCTATGGAACCTCACGCTGAAGTACTGCCAGGACAGGGTGGCGTTCGGCAAGCCGCTGTCGAAGATGCAGGTCAACCAACACAAGTTCGTCGACATGCTGATTCAGATCACGGCCGCGCAGGAGTTGGCGTACCGCTGCATCCGCCAGATGGTGCGCGGCGAGGACGCGACTCTGGACATCTCGATGGCGAAGATCTTCTGCACCAATGTGCAGTTCGACGTCGCCAACACCTGCGTTCAGCTCTGGGGCGGCGCCGGGTACATCCGGGACAACGCCGTCGCCCGGGCTTTCGTGGACGCCCGTCTCGCCATGATCGGCGGCGGCGCCGACGAAGTCATGAAACAGGTCGTCGCCAAGATGCTGCAGATCTAG
- a CDS encoding acyl-CoA carboxylase subunit beta translates to MHVLPTRVDTRSESYRANYAAMAEQIRFLEAQLALARAGGGDKYVARHRARGKLLPRERIELLLDRDAPFLELSPLAAWGTEYSLGAGVVTGIGVVSGVECVINANDPTVKGGATNPITLDKTFRAMQIAAHNRLPLINLTESAGADLPHQAKIFVPGGAMFKELTRRSAERIPTICLVFGSSTAGGAYVPGMSDYVVMVKGGAKVFLAGPPLVKMATNEDTDEESLGGAEMHSRVSGVSDYLAEDELDAIRLGREIVAHLNWRKLGHAKTVSPEEPHYDPDELLGIASVDVRKPFEVREIVARLLDGSRFEEFKPTYGTTLVTGWGYLHGYPIGVLANNGILFSDSSEKGAQFIQLCNRIDVPLLFLQNITGFMVGTQYEQGGIIKDGAKLINAVSNSAVPMLTMMIGSSYGAGNYGMCGRAYDPRFLFTWPNHRIAVMGPEQLAGVLSIVRRQAAERTGATYNEEEDRAVRQMVIQQIDSESNAFYATARLWDDGVIDPRETRTVLAIALSATFNNVVRGSDAFGVFRM, encoded by the coding sequence ATGCACGTCCTGCCTACCCGCGTCGACACGCGTTCCGAAAGCTACCGGGCCAACTACGCGGCGATGGCGGAGCAGATCCGCTTCCTTGAGGCGCAGCTCGCCCTGGCCCGCGCCGGTGGGGGCGACAAGTATGTCGCGCGCCACCGCGCCCGCGGCAAGCTTCTGCCACGCGAACGTATCGAGTTGCTGCTCGATCGTGACGCGCCGTTTCTCGAGCTGTCGCCGCTGGCGGCGTGGGGCACGGAGTACTCCCTCGGCGCGGGCGTCGTTACGGGAATCGGTGTGGTCAGCGGGGTCGAATGCGTCATCAACGCGAACGATCCGACCGTGAAGGGTGGGGCCACCAATCCGATTACCCTCGACAAGACCTTTCGCGCCATGCAAATCGCGGCTCACAACCGCCTGCCGCTGATCAACCTGACCGAATCGGCCGGCGCCGATCTGCCGCACCAGGCGAAGATATTCGTGCCCGGCGGCGCCATGTTCAAGGAGCTGACCCGGCGTTCGGCGGAACGCATCCCGACCATTTGCCTGGTATTCGGCAGTTCGACCGCCGGCGGCGCCTACGTCCCCGGCATGTCCGACTACGTGGTCATGGTCAAGGGCGGCGCCAAGGTGTTTCTCGCCGGTCCGCCGCTGGTCAAGATGGCCACCAACGAGGACACCGACGAGGAGTCGCTCGGCGGCGCGGAGATGCACAGCCGCGTATCCGGCGTCTCGGATTACCTCGCCGAAGACGAGTTGGACGCCATCCGCCTGGGTCGGGAAATTGTCGCGCACCTCAATTGGCGCAAGCTCGGCCATGCAAAGACGGTCAGCCCCGAGGAGCCGCACTACGATCCCGACGAGTTACTCGGCATCGCCTCGGTCGACGTTCGCAAGCCCTTCGAGGTGAGGGAGATCGTCGCCCGCCTGCTTGACGGGTCCCGGTTCGAGGAATTCAAACCCACCTATGGAACCACGCTGGTCACCGGCTGGGGATACCTGCACGGGTATCCGATCGGAGTCCTGGCGAACAACGGCATCCTGTTCTCCGACTCGTCGGAAAAGGGTGCCCAGTTCATCCAGCTCTGCAACCGCATCGACGTACCGCTGCTGTTCCTGCAGAACATCACCGGGTTCATGGTGGGAACCCAGTACGAGCAGGGGGGCATCATCAAGGACGGCGCGAAGCTGATCAACGCGGTCTCCAATTCCGCGGTACCGATGCTGACGATGATGATCGGAAGCTCGTACGGGGCCGGGAACTACGGCATGTGCGGGCGCGCCTACGATCCGCGTTTTCTGTTCACGTGGCCCAACCACCGCATCGCCGTGATGGGTCCCGAACAACTCGCCGGCGTGCTGTCGATCGTACGACGCCAGGCCGCCGAACGTACCGGCGCGACTTATAACGAGGAGGAAGACCGCGCGGTCCGCCAGATGGTCATCCAGCAAATCGATTCCGAGTCGAACGCTTTCTACGCTACGGCGCGGCTCTGGGACGACGGCGTCATCGACCCGCGCGAGACGCGCACCGTGCTGGCGATCGCGTTGAGCGCCACGTTCAACAACGTCGTCCGCGGCAGCGACGCCTTCGGCGTCTTCCGCATGTGA
- a CDS encoding ATP-grasp domain-containing protein — protein MRRIRRVLVANRGEIALRIMRTCRAMGIETAAVFAAPDRHSPFVRTADAAVDIGAPVTGSSFLAIDKIVDAARRVGADAIHPGYGFLAENANFAQACLDAGLIFIGPTPEAIRQMGSKIASKELMVAAGVPTIPGFSAAGLSDADIAATASAIGFPVLVKASAGGGGKGMRVVHESDRLEAALAAARREATHAFGDDTLLVERYFEAPRHVEIQVLGDAHGNIVHCFERECSIQRRYQKIIEEAPSPALDSTLRARMGAAAVAAGRAIRYRNAGTVEFILDRDRNFYFLEMNTRLQVEHPVTEEITGLDLVRLQIEIAEGAPLPFRQEDLSFAGHAIECRVYAEDPANDFLPSTGTIACWEEAAIAGVRYESGVATGSQVTIHYDPMLAKVIACAPSRTEAARRLVWALRRTRVHGVQTNIPFLIRSLEHPEFLAGNLSTHFIGDHLGTGGERTAEDLAMDRSHALAAALWLQARRRARAPVLATIPSGWRNNPSQMQEVRFTAGPDVAAVEYRLRAHGAVEARVDGTEHQVIVHSTDDDGIAMEVDGLHRRYRVVSRELTHYVSSALGSSTLHELARFPVAEREEVHGGCRAPMPGRILVVRVEPGAVVEKGAVLVVLEAMKMEHEVTAPETGTVQEVMVAPGQQVEAGDILVVVGSGTAAAS, from the coding sequence ATGCGTCGCATTCGCCGCGTGCTGGTCGCCAATCGGGGCGAAATCGCCTTGCGCATCATGCGCACGTGCCGCGCCATGGGCATCGAGACGGCGGCGGTTTTCGCGGCCCCCGATCGGCACTCGCCTTTCGTCCGCACGGCGGACGCCGCGGTCGACATCGGCGCACCGGTGACCGGTTCGTCGTTTCTGGCCATCGACAAGATCGTCGACGCCGCCCGTCGGGTGGGCGCCGATGCCATCCACCCCGGTTACGGCTTCCTGGCGGAGAACGCCAACTTCGCGCAAGCGTGCCTCGACGCGGGCCTGATCTTCATCGGGCCAACGCCCGAGGCGATCCGTCAGATGGGGAGCAAGATCGCCTCGAAGGAACTGATGGTCGCCGCCGGCGTGCCGACGATTCCGGGATTTAGCGCCGCCGGCCTGAGCGATGCCGACATCGCCGCCACAGCGTCGGCGATCGGCTTTCCGGTACTCGTCAAGGCATCGGCGGGCGGCGGCGGTAAGGGCATGCGCGTCGTCCACGAGAGCGATCGGCTCGAAGCGGCCCTGGCCGCGGCGCGGCGCGAGGCGACGCATGCGTTCGGGGACGACACGCTGCTGGTGGAACGTTACTTCGAGGCGCCGAGGCACGTCGAGATCCAGGTGCTGGGCGACGCGCACGGCAACATCGTCCATTGTTTCGAGCGCGAGTGCTCGATCCAGCGACGTTACCAGAAGATCATCGAGGAGGCGCCGTCGCCCGCGCTCGACTCGACCCTGCGCGCCCGCATGGGAGCGGCGGCCGTCGCGGCGGGCCGCGCCATTCGTTATCGGAACGCCGGCACGGTGGAATTCATCCTCGACCGCGACCGCAACTTCTACTTTCTCGAAATGAACACGCGGCTTCAGGTCGAACACCCGGTGACGGAGGAGATTACCGGACTCGATCTCGTGCGCCTGCAAATCGAGATCGCGGAAGGCGCGCCCCTGCCGTTCCGGCAGGAGGATCTGTCCTTTGCCGGACACGCGATCGAGTGCCGCGTCTACGCCGAAGACCCCGCCAACGACTTCCTGCCGTCCACGGGCACCATTGCCTGCTGGGAAGAAGCGGCGATTGCCGGTGTGCGCTACGAAAGCGGCGTGGCCACCGGCTCGCAGGTGACGATCCACTACGATCCGATGCTGGCCAAGGTCATCGCTTGCGCTCCGAGCCGGACCGAGGCCGCACGCCGTCTGGTCTGGGCTCTGCGCCGCACCCGCGTACACGGCGTGCAAACCAATATTCCGTTCCTGATTCGATCCCTCGAGCATCCCGAGTTCCTCGCGGGCAATCTGAGCACGCATTTCATCGGCGATCATCTCGGCACCGGCGGTGAGCGTACGGCGGAAGACCTGGCCATGGACCGCTCGCACGCCCTTGCCGCCGCACTGTGGCTGCAGGCGCGCCGCCGGGCCCGGGCGCCGGTGCTGGCGACGATCCCTTCGGGCTGGCGCAACAACCCGAGTCAGATGCAGGAGGTTCGCTTCACCGCGGGCCCCGACGTCGCTGCCGTGGAGTATCGCCTCCGTGCGCACGGAGCCGTGGAAGCGCGGGTGGACGGAACGGAGCACCAGGTCATCGTCCACTCGACGGACGACGACGGCATTGCCATGGAGGTCGACGGGCTGCACCGCCGCTATCGGGTGGTCAGCCGCGAGCTTACGCACTATGTGTCGAGCGCACTGGGTTCGAGTACACTGCACGAGCTGGCAAGGTTCCCGGTGGCCGAACGCGAGGAGGTCCACGGCGGGTGCCGCGCTCCCATGCCCGGCCGCATTCTCGTGGTGCGCGTCGAGCCCGGGGCGGTGGTTGAGAAGGGCGCGGTTCTGGTTGTCCTCGAAGCGATGAAGATGGAGCACGAGGTAACCGCTCCGGAGACGGGGACGGTGCAGGAAGTCATGGTGGCGCCGGGGCAGCAGGTCGAAGCCGGAGACATCCTGGTCGTCGTCGGCAGCGGTACGGCGGCGGCGAGTTGA
- a CDS encoding enoyl-CoA hydratase-related protein has protein sequence MAEPILYDVRGGAAWITLNRPDARNALSDALVLALGDGLRQALDDPAVRLIVLTGNGPAFCAGADLKSGGMRAGGDGEQNPFVTALTTIWNAPKPVVARVNGHAFGGGVGLVAACDIAIAADTAMFSFSEVRVGVIPAMISVVVLPKIGIQNSMWLFLTGERFAAARAVEVGLLHRSVPADALDAAVEDVAGMIRLGGPTAVGEAKQLIRRVPGMSIDAAFRYTSEKIAQLFASEEAAEGMLAFAEKRKPRWAP, from the coding sequence ATGGCGGAACCCATTCTCTACGATGTCCGCGGCGGCGCCGCATGGATCACGCTCAACCGCCCCGACGCGCGCAACGCACTCAGCGACGCCCTGGTGCTCGCGCTGGGAGACGGTCTGCGGCAGGCGCTGGACGACCCGGCGGTGCGGCTGATCGTGCTCACCGGCAACGGCCCGGCGTTCTGCGCCGGCGCCGACCTGAAGAGTGGCGGCATGAGAGCCGGAGGCGACGGCGAGCAGAATCCGTTCGTAACGGCGCTGACCACGATTTGGAACGCGCCGAAGCCGGTGGTGGCGCGGGTCAATGGGCACGCCTTCGGTGGCGGTGTCGGTCTGGTTGCGGCGTGCGACATCGCCATTGCGGCGGACACGGCGATGTTCAGCTTCAGCGAGGTTCGCGTCGGCGTGATCCCGGCGATGATCTCGGTTGTGGTGCTGCCGAAGATCGGCATCCAGAATTCGATGTGGTTGTTTCTCACCGGGGAGCGGTTCGCCGCCGCGCGAGCGGTTGAGGTGGGCCTGTTGCATCGCAGTGTCCCCGCCGACGCGCTCGATGCGGCCGTCGAGGACGTTGCGGGAATGATCCGCCTCGGCGGGCCCACGGCGGTCGGCGAGGCCAAGCAACTGATTCGGCGCGTCCCGGGCATGTCGATAGATGCCGCCTTCCGGTACACGTCCGAAAAGATCGCCCAGCTATTCGCGTCCGAGGAGGCGGCCGAGGGCATGCTGGCCTTTGCGGAGAAGCGCAAACCCCGCTGGGCGCCGTAA
- a CDS encoding DUF1446 domain-containing protein gives MSTDVLRIANCSGFYGDRLSAAREMVNDGPIDVLTGDYLAELTMMILFKDRMKNPRAGFARTFLRQMEDVLGTCVDRKIKVVVNAGGLNPAGLAAELETLATRLGVPAKVAYIEGDDLLERLPTLQARGVELRHLDKGIPLADLQAQVVTANAYLGGWGIVDALDRGADVVICPRVTDAALVVGPAAWKFGWQRTDWDRLAAAIVAGHIIECGAQCTGGNYSFFKDVPDIRHIGFPIAEMHADGSFVITKHPGTGGLVSVGTVTAQLLYEIQGPRYLNPDATARFDSIRLEQEGPNRVRVSGIEGEPAPATTKVCINYLGGYKNGMTFVLAGLDIAEKAKLAEETLWDLVGGRDRFAETSVRLVRSERPDPSSNEDAFAYLHIVVKDPDANRVGRAFSNKVVEMALANYPGFFVTSPPGDAVPFGVYWPALVPAETVEQAVVFAGARHPVAPAPKSAGAQAEAGIDPVDLPPAPGGPTARRPLGAICGARSGDKGGNANIGLWTRTPGAYAWLETYLTVERLRALLPEAAALPVERHALPNLCSLNFVIVGLLGDGVAASTRGDPQAKSLGEYLRAKEVEIPTALL, from the coding sequence ATGAGCACCGACGTGTTGCGTATCGCAAACTGCAGCGGATTTTACGGCGATCGCCTCAGCGCGGCGCGCGAGATGGTGAACGACGGACCCATCGACGTGCTCACCGGCGACTATCTCGCCGAGCTCACGATGATGATCCTGTTCAAGGATCGCATGAAGAACCCGCGGGCGGGTTTCGCCCGCACTTTCCTCCGCCAGATGGAGGACGTGCTCGGTACGTGCGTCGATCGCAAGATCAAGGTCGTCGTCAACGCCGGGGGCCTTAACCCTGCCGGTCTGGCTGCCGAGCTCGAGACGCTCGCAACCCGCCTCGGGGTGCCAGCGAAAGTGGCATACATCGAGGGCGACGACCTGCTGGAGCGGCTGCCAACTCTGCAAGCCCGGGGGGTCGAGCTGCGCCATCTCGACAAGGGGATACCGTTGGCGGACTTGCAGGCCCAGGTGGTGACCGCGAACGCTTACCTCGGAGGTTGGGGCATCGTCGATGCGCTTGACCGCGGTGCCGACGTGGTCATTTGCCCGCGGGTCACCGATGCGGCCCTCGTGGTCGGGCCGGCAGCGTGGAAGTTCGGGTGGCAGCGGACCGATTGGGACCGGCTCGCCGCGGCTATCGTTGCCGGTCACATCATCGAATGCGGGGCCCAGTGCACGGGCGGCAACTACTCGTTCTTCAAGGATGTCCCCGACATCCGGCACATCGGCTTTCCGATCGCCGAGATGCACGCCGACGGCAGTTTCGTCATCACCAAGCATCCCGGGACCGGCGGTCTGGTGTCGGTGGGAACCGTAACCGCTCAGTTGCTGTACGAGATTCAGGGCCCGCGCTACTTGAACCCGGACGCCACCGCGCGCTTCGACTCGATCCGCCTCGAGCAGGAGGGACCCAACCGCGTCCGAGTGAGCGGGATCGAAGGGGAGCCGGCGCCGGCGACGACGAAGGTGTGCATCAACTACCTGGGCGGGTACAAGAACGGGATGACGTTCGTGCTGGCCGGTCTCGACATCGCCGAAAAGGCGAAGCTGGCGGAAGAGACCCTGTGGGATCTCGTCGGCGGGCGGGATCGGTTCGCCGAAACCAGCGTGCGGCTGGTGCGGTCCGAACGACCGGATCCGAGCTCCAACGAGGATGCTTTCGCCTACCTGCACATCGTGGTGAAGGACCCCGATGCCAACCGCGTCGGGCGCGCCTTCAGCAACAAGGTGGTCGAAATGGCCCTGGCGAATTATCCGGGGTTCTTCGTAACTTCGCCGCCGGGGGATGCCGTGCCCTTCGGCGTGTACTGGCCGGCGCTGGTGCCCGCGGAAACCGTCGAGCAGGCGGTGGTTTTCGCCGGCGCGCGCCACCCGGTCGCCCCGGCGCCGAAATCCGCCGGCGCGCAAGCGGAGGCGGGCATCGATCCGGTTGACCTCCCGCCGGCGCCGGGCGGACCGACCGCGCGCCGGCCGCTTGGAGCGATCTGCGGAGCGCGCTCCGGCGACAAGGGCGGCAACGCCAATATCGGGTTGTGGACGCGGACGCCGGGAGCTTACGCGTGGCTGGAAACTTACCTCACCGTGGAGCGGTTGCGTGCCCTCCTTCCGGAGGCGGCGGCGCTGCCCGTCGAGCGCCACGCGCTGCCGAACCTCTGTAGCCTCAACTTCGTCATCGTCGGTTTGCTGGGCGACGGCGTGGCTGCCTCGACACGAGGCGACCCGCAGGCCAAGAGCCTGGGCGAATACTTGCGCGCCAAGGAGGTCGAGATCCCCACGGCACTTCTGTAA
- a CDS encoding cob(I)yrinic acid a,c-diamide adenosyltransferase: protein MAIRITRVYTRGGDDGDTALVGGKRVPKDDLRIEAYGTLDELNATVGMARVANHEGAPGPARDHLESVLQCIQNELFDLGSELATPPEAAYEGMFRVGAEEVAALERLMDDCQRDLEPLHSFVLPGGGRVSAHLHLCRTVCRRAERLVLRLGRAEDLGPWPLRYLNRLSDLFFVLSRWIGKQNGEQEYLWERGLRAHGRRAAKDG, encoded by the coding sequence ATGGCAATTCGCATTACCCGGGTTTACACGCGAGGCGGCGACGATGGCGACACGGCACTCGTCGGCGGCAAGCGTGTTCCCAAGGACGACCTGCGCATCGAGGCGTACGGGACGCTGGACGAACTCAACGCGACGGTTGGCATGGCGCGGGTCGCCAACCACGAGGGCGCTCCGGGCCCGGCGCGAGACCACCTCGAATCCGTATTGCAGTGTATTCAGAACGAGCTTTTCGATCTGGGCAGTGAACTGGCGACCCCGCCGGAGGCCGCCTACGAGGGGATGTTCCGCGTCGGTGCCGAGGAGGTCGCTGCCCTCGAACGGTTGATGGACGACTGCCAGCGCGACCTGGAACCATTGCATTCGTTCGTTCTGCCCGGAGGGGGGCGGGTGTCGGCGCACCTTCATCTTTGCCGTACCGTATGCCGGCGGGCGGAAAGGCTGGTTCTGAGGTTGGGACGTGCGGAGGACCTTGGTCCCTGGCCCCTGCGGTACCTGAACCGTTTGAGCGACCTGTTCTTCGTCTTGTCCCGCTGGATCGGCAAACAGAACGGCGAGCAGGAATATCTCTGGGAACGGGGACTGCGCGCCCACGGCCGGCGCGCGGCCAAGGACGGGTAA
- a CDS encoding MBL fold metallo-hydrolase: MAGIYLKQLQLGPMQNFVYIIADPDTREAAVVDPAWEIDQLLDVVEQDDLHLKAALVTHFHPDHLGGKFYGTHIQGSAELLARNLPIKVYLHKSEADQAAQLTGLSASDIVRTDANFELTLGGLSVRMLHTPGHTPGSQCFLVDGHIVSGDTLFIGGCGRVDLPGSDPEQMYDSLVNKLKRLPDDTLLFPGHNYADRPTSTIGEEKRRNMFLRFERLEDFLRLMGC, translated from the coding sequence ATGGCTGGCATCTATCTGAAGCAGCTCCAACTGGGACCGATGCAGAACTTCGTCTACATCATCGCCGACCCCGACACCCGGGAGGCCGCCGTCGTCGACCCAGCCTGGGAAATCGACCAGTTGCTCGACGTCGTAGAGCAGGACGACCTCCATCTCAAAGCCGCCCTGGTGACGCATTTCCACCCGGACCACCTCGGCGGTAAATTCTACGGGACGCACATCCAGGGCTCGGCTGAGCTGCTGGCACGCAACCTCCCGATCAAGGTCTATTTGCACAAGTCCGAGGCAGATCAGGCTGCTCAACTTACCGGATTGTCGGCTTCGGACATTGTGCGCACGGACGCGAACTTCGAGCTGACGCTGGGGGGGCTCTCGGTTCGTATGCTGCACACCCCCGGCCACACCCCGGGTTCGCAGTGTTTTCTCGTCGACGGACACATCGTCTCGGGCGACACCCTGTTTATCGGCGGGTGTGGGCGGGTGGACCTTCCGGGAAGCGACCCGGAACAAATGTACGACAGCCTTGTAAACAAATTGAAACGTCTGCCGGACGATACACTGCTGTTTCCCGGGCACAACTACGCCGACCGACCGACCTCGACGATCGGCGAGGAGAAGCGCCGGAACATGTTTCTGCGCTTCGAGCGTCTGGAGGACTTCCTCCGGCTCATGGGCTGTTGA
- a CDS encoding gamma-glutamylcyclotransferase has protein sequence MPLPDRLFVYGTLRDEALVERLTGRRFVSTPAVLEGYGRECLAGGYPRIFPASGGSVHGQLLHGIDTVSLQALDEYEDEGRLYRRTTVRVVSGGATYEAMTYVGLDLSR, from the coding sequence GTGCCCTTACCCGATCGGCTCTTCGTTTACGGCACACTGCGCGACGAGGCGCTCGTGGAGCGCCTGACCGGCCGGCGGTTCGTCTCCACACCGGCAGTTCTCGAAGGTTATGGCAGGGAATGCCTGGCCGGCGGCTACCCGCGTATTTTCCCGGCTTCAGGGGGTTCGGTTCACGGGCAACTGCTGCACGGTATAGACACCGTTTCATTGCAGGCCCTGGATGAATACGAAGACGAGGGCAGGCTTTACCGACGCACAACCGTCAGGGTGGTGTCCGGGGGCGCGACGTACGAGGCAATGACCTACGTCGGCCTCGACCTGTCCCGGTGA